Below is a window of Pyxidicoccus xibeiensis DNA.
GCTGGCGCGCTACTTCAAGGAGGCGCCCCCCGAGGACGCGGCGTGGGCGCTGTACTTCCTCACGGGCCAGAAGCTGAAGCGGCTGCTCACCACGAAGCTGCTGGTGGGCTGGACGCAGGAGCTGACGGGCATCCCCGGCTGGCTCTTCGAGGAGGTCTACGCCTCGGTGGGCGACCTCGCGGAGGTGATTGCCCTGCTGCTGGACGCCCTCGAGCGCCCGGCCGCGCCCGAGGAGCTGCCGCTGTCCGTCTGGCTGGAGCAGCGCCTGCTGCCCCTGCGCAACCTGGACGCCGCCGAGCAGCGGGAGCGGGTGGTGTCCTGGTGGAGGAGCATGCCCCGCCGCGAGCTGTTCCTGCTCAACAAGATGCTCACCGGGGAGCTGCGCGTGGGCGTGTCCTCCACGCTGGTGGTGCGCGCGGTGGCGCAGGTGGCGGGGCTGCCACCGCCCAGCGTGGCGCACCGGCTGATGGGGACGTGGACGCCGACTCCGGGCTTCTTCAAGCAGCTGGTATCGCCGGATGTGTCGGATGCGCACCGCTCGCAGCCCTACCCCTTCTACCTGGCCTCGCCGCTGGAGCAGCCGCCGGAGGCGCTGGGCGACCGCGCGGACTGGCTGGTGGAGTGGAAGTGGGACGGCATCCGCGGGCAGCTCATCCGCCGTCAGGGCGGTGTGTACCTGTGGAGCCGGGGCGAGGAGCTCATCACCGAGCGCTTCCCCGAAATCACGGAGGCCGCGGCGGCCCTGCCCGAGGGCACGGTGCTGGATGGTGAGGTGCTGGCGTACGAGGACGGCAAGCCGCTGCCCTTCGCGCTGCTCCAGCGCCGCATCGGCCGGCAGAAGCTGACGCCCAGGGTGCTGGCGGAGGCTCCGGCCGCGTTCATCGTCTATGACCTGCTGGAGCTGGAGGGGAAGGACCTGCGCGAGCTGCCGCTGCGCGAGCGGCGCGCGAAGCTGGAGGCGCTGCTGAAGGACCGGCCCCGCTTCCCCATCTCCCCCGCGGTGCGCGCGGAGACGTGGGAGGAGCTGGCGCACGTGCGCCGTGAAGCCCGTGAGCGCAACGTCGAGGGCTTCATGATCAAGCGCCTCGACTCGGCGTACCTCACGGGCCGCAAGCGGGGCGACTGGTGGAAGTGGAAGATAGACCCCTTCACCGTGGACGCGGTGCTGCTCTATGCGCACCCGGGCCACGGCCGGCGCTCGTCGCTGTACACCGACTACACCTTCGCCGTGTGGAACGGCACGGAGCTGCAGCCCGTGACGAAGGCGTACTCCGGCCTCACGGACGAGGAGATTGGCCGGTTGGACCGGTGGATTCGCGCGCACACGAAGGAGAAGTACGGGCCGGTGCGCTCGGTGGAGCCGGAGCAGGTCTTCGAGCTGCACTTCGAGGGCATCCAGGCCTCACCGCGCCACAAGTCGGGTGTGGCGCTGCGCTTCCCCCGCATCGCCCGCTGGCGCACGGACAAGAAGCCCCAGGACGCGGACACGCTGGACACGCTGAAGGAGCTGCTCCATGCCCCCCACTAGGCCGCGCTCGCTGCGGGCGCAGATTGCGGCCCGCCGCAAGGCGCTGCGCTCCGGCAACGAGGGCGGCGGCGCCCCCGCGCAGCCAGGCCTCCCGGCGAAGAAGCGCCGCCCGGTGAGGCGCCGCCGCCGCGCCGCCGAGGACACCCGCTCCGAGGCCACGGGCACGCCGATGGAGCGGCTGCGTGGCTGGTTCGAGTCGAAGGGGTGGGCGCCCTATCCCTTCCAGGAGGAGGCCTGGGCCGCGTACGCACGTGGTGATAGCGGCCTCATCCACGTGCCCACGGGCGCGGGGAAGACGTACGCGGCGTACATCGGCCCGCTGGCGGACGTGGCGGAGCACGGCCAGAAGGGGCTCCAGGTCCTCTACGTGACGCCGCTGCGCGCGGTGTCCCGCGACGTGGAGAAGGCCTTGCTGGAGCCGTTGCGCGTGCTGGACGCGGACATCGACGTGGAGAGCCGCACCGGGGACACGTCCTCCTCCGTGCGCCAGCGCCAGCGCGAGCGGCTGCCCGAGGTGCTCATCACCACGCCGGAGTCCCTCTCCGTCCTCCTGTCCCATGAGCGGGCCTCGGAGCTGTTCGCCTCGCTGCGCTCCGTCATCGTGGACGAGTGGCACGAGCTGCTCGGCTCCAAGCGCGGCACGCAGATGGAGCTGGCCCTGGCGCGCCTGCGCCGCTTCGCCCCCGCCGTGCGCACCTGGGCGCTGTCCGCGACATTGGCCAACCTGGACGAGGCCGCGCGCCACGTGGTGGGCACCGGCCGCACGGCCACGCTGGTGAGCTCGGACGTGGAGCGCCCGGTGGAGGTGGACACGCTGGTGCCGGACTCGGTGGACTCGTTCCCCTGGTCGGGCCACCTGGGCTTCACCATGCTGGCCCGCGTGGCCGCGTGGCTGGAGCCGGAGCAGTCCACGCTCGTCTTCACCAACACGCGCTCCCAGGCGGAGCGCTGGTTCGAGGGCCTGCGCTTCGCCCGCCCCGAGTGGGAGCACCTCATCGCCCTCCACCACGGCTCCATCGACCGCGAGGAGCGCGAGCGCGTGGAGGCGGGCCTGAAGGACGGCGCGCTGCGAATCGTGGTGTGCACGTCCTCGCTGGACTTGGGCGTGGACTTCGGCCCCGTGGAGCGCGTGGTGCAGGTGGGCAGCCCCAAGGGCATCGGCCGGACGATGCAGCGCGCGGGCCGCAGCGCCCACCGCCCCGGCGCCACGTGCCGCATCCTCTTCGTCCCCACGCACGCGCTGGAGCTGGTGGAGATGGCCGCCGCGCGCGAGGCCATTGCCCGCCGCGAGGTGGAGCCCCGTACGCCGCCGGGCAAGCCCCTGGACGTGCTGGCCCAGCACCTGGTGACGTGCGCCATGGGCGGCGGCTTCACCCGCGAGGCCCTGCGGGAAGAAGTGCGCACCGCGGCGGCCTACACCGGCCTCACGGACGAGGAGTTCGAGTGGACGCTCGCCCTGGTGCGCGAGGGCGGCGCGACGCTGCGCGCCTACCCGGAGTTCCGCCGCGTGGTGGAGCACGAAGGCCGCTTCGTGGTGGCGGACTCGCGAATCGCCCGCCTGCACCGCCTCAACATCGGGACGATTACCTCCAACGCGGTGGTGCAGCTGCGCTACTGGAGCGGCGGCCGGATTGGCACCATCGAGGAGAACTACATCAGCCGGCTGCGCCCCGGGGACACCTTCCTCTTCGCGGGCAAGCGCCTGGAGTTCAGCCGCTTCAAGGACATGACGGCCTACGTGAAGCCGGCGAAGGCGAAGGCCACACAGACGCCGCGCTGGAATGGCAGCCGCCTGCCCCTGTCCAGCTCGCTGGCCGCCGCCGTGCGCCGCACGCTGGACTCCGCGCGCCATGGCGACGTCACCTCGGACGAGCTGGCCGCCGCGTGGCCCGTACTGGAAGCCCAGGAGCGGCTGTCACGCATCCCCGCCGCCGGCTCCCTGCTGGCGGAGCGGTGCGAGACGCGCGACGGCCACCACCTCTTCCTCTATCCCTTCGAGGGGCGGCTGGTGCACGAGGGCCTGGCCGCACTGCTGGCCCTGCGCCTCACCCGCCTGCAGAAGGCCACCTTCAGCCTGTCGGTGAATGACTACGGCCTGGAGCTGCTCACCCCGGCGCCCTTCCCCTTCGAGGAGGCGCTGCGCCCCGCCCTCTTCTCCCGGGAGCGGCTGGTGGAGGACGTGCTGGAGAGCGTCAACGTCAGCGAGCTGGCGAAGCGGCAGTTTCGCGACATCGCCCGCGTCGCGGGGCTGGTGCTGCCGGGGCTGCCCGGGGCGCGCAAGTCCACGCGCCAGGTGCAGGCCAGCTCCTCGCTCCTCTATGACGTCTTCCTCAAGTACGACCCGGACAACCTGCTGCTCGTCCAGGCCCGCCGCGAGGTGCTGGAGCAGCAGTTCGAGCAGGGCCGCCTGGGCCGCACCCTGGAGCGCCTGGAGAAGAGCCCCGTGGAGCTCGTCCACGTGCGCCGGCCCACGCCCCTGGGCTTCCCGCTCGTCGTCGAGCGCATCAGCGCCAGCGTCTCCAACGAGTCCCTGCTGGAGCGGGTGGAGCGCCTGAAGGAGCGATGGACGCGAGAAGATGCCAGGTCCGCGTAGGCGGCACCCTGCTGGAGCTGCTCCCCGAGCGCGCCCTGCACTGGCCCGAGACGGGCACGCTGGCGGTGGCGGACCTGCACTGGGGCAAGACGGAGAGCTTCCAGCAGCACGGCATCCCCCTGCCCACGGGCGTGCTGGAGGATGACCTCACGCGCCTGTCCGCCGCGCTCGGCGCCACTGGCGCGCGCCGGCTGCTGCTCCTGGGAGACCTCATCCACTCCCGTCAGGGGCTCACGCCCGCGCTCGTCCAGCGGCTGGCCGCCTGGCGCGAGTCCCATGCCGCGGTGGAGCTGGTGCTGGTGCGTGGCAACCATGACCGTCATGTGAAGGAGCTCCCCCGGGAGTGGCGCCTGGACGTGCGCGAGTCCCATGCGGACGAGGGCCCCTTCCGCTTCGCCCACCACCCCGAGCCCGCGCCCGGCCGCTTCGTGTGGGCAGGTCACCTCCATCCCATGGTGCGCCTGTCCGGTGGAGGCGACCGGCTCCGCCTCCCGTGCTTCCATGTGGGACAGGCGGTGGGCGTGCTGCCCGCCTTCAGCGCCTTCACCGGGGGGCTCGACGTCGCCCGCCGCCCCCGGGAGCGCGTCTTCGCCATCGCCGGGCCCGCGGTCGTCGAGGTGTAGGAATGAGCACCACCAAGCGCCGCCGGATTCTCGGCATCATCGCCACGGACTCCACCTTCGAGCGCACCGAGCACCGGGGCCGCGAGGCGTGGCTGGGCAAGTGCCTGCACTGCAACGCGCACCTGCTGGTGGGCCTGGATGGCGAGCCCATCAGCCGCGCTACTATCGAGCACATCGTCCCGCAGACCGCCGGCGGCACGAATGCGCTGCCCAACCTCGGCCTGGCCTGTGCCCGCTGCAACCAGGGCAAGGGCAGCCGGCACGACCCGCACTACCACCGCGACCCGCGCGTGCGGGAGCTGGTGGAGCGGCTGCTCGCCCGTCGCCGCGAGCGCTGGCGCGACCCGGACGGCGAAGACACGGAGTGAGCGTCCCCGCGGGCGGTGGCGGGGCGGACCTCCTCTGGGGTGTCCTGTACCGCACCCTTGCGTTCCACACGCCGCGTGCGCTCGACGGGCGAGGCCGACCCCTCGTGTTGATCCGCCTGCGCGCATGGAATCCAAACGCCCCTTCCGCCCGCCAGAAGAGAGATTCATCGGCGCTGACCCGCGACTTTCCGCCTCCGCGTGAGGACGTGGTATCCGGCTGTCTCAACATCAGAGTCGCAACATCAGAATGGTTGACACTGCCGTGTCGATGCCCGATGGTCCCGCGCCGCGTTGGGCTGGGAGAGGAGGAGGGCCCCGCCCGCGGCACTTCATAGAGGTTTCGTTGGACGTGACTGCTTCGGATTCCGCACGCCAGGAGCCGCCGCCCGCCCGCCCCGATGGGGCCGGGATCGCCCCTCCGCTCCCCGCGTCCGGCCACGCCCGCGCCTCTCTCAGCTCTCCTGGCTCTCCTGTCACCGCTGTTGCTGAAGCCCCCTTGCCCATGGTCCTGGTATGAGCGGCCCTCTCTTCCCACGCTGGACGAACACGGTGTCGCGGCTGTCCGCCGCGGCGCTCCTCGCCGTGCCCGCCATCGGCCTTGGCGGCCTCATGGCCTACGTGCGCTCCCCGTACGTCACCGGGCAGCAGATGCCCATCGAACAGCCCATCGAGTTCGACCACCGGCACCACGCGGGTGACGAGCAGATCGACTGTCGGTACTGCCACTGGACGGTGGAGGAGGCGCCCTCGGCGGGCATCCCTTCCACCACGGTGTGCATGTCCTGCCACGCGCAGGTGTGGAACAAGAGCCCGTACCTCGTCGAGGTGCGCAAGGCCTTCTTCGCCGACCAGCCCATTCCCTGGGTCCGCGTCCACAACCTGCCCGACTTCGTCTACTTCAACCACGCCATCCACGTGAACAAGGGCGTGGGCTGCGCCACCTGCCACGGCCGCATCGACCAGATGGCCGCCGTGGAGCAGGCCGCGCCGCTGACCATGGCCTGGTGCCTGGAGTGCCACCGCAACCCCGAGCCCAACCTGCGTCCGGCCGAGTTCATCACCTCGATGACCTGGACGCCGCCGACGGACAAGGCCGAGGCCGCAGCGCTCGGCCAGAAGCTGGCGGCTGAGTACGACGTCCACTCTCGCACGAGCTGCTCCACATGCCACCGATGAACACGAAGCGCGACGGCACCCCGTCGCAGGAAACCGCCTCCTTCGCGCTCCCGGTCGTGTCGGACCGGCCCGCCCCGAGCGCCACGCCTGACGCCGTCGGTGAGGCGTTCGAGCACGCCGCCGCCAATGCCTCCGCCGCCGAGCCCGGCTATGGCCGGACCTACTGGCGCAGCCTCGAGGAGAAGCTCGCCGCCCCCGAGTACCTCGAGGAGACGCGGCCGGAGTTCCCCGTCGGCGCGGACCTGGCCCCCACCGGCTTCGTGCGCCGCGAGTTCATGCAGCTCTTGGGCGCCTCGCTGGCCCTGGCCGGCGCCACGGCGTGCAGCACCCGTCCCCAGGACGAGCGCATCCTGCCGTACACCAAGACGCCGCCCGAGGTCGCCCCGGGCAACCCGCTGCACTACGCGTCCGGCATGACGCTGGCCGGCCACACCTCCGGCCTGCTCATCACCGCCCGCGAGGGTCGCCCCATCAAGATCGAGGGCAACCCGGACCACCCCGTCAACAAGGGTGCCGCCGGTCCCTGGGAGCAGGCGTACCTCCTGTCCCTCTATGACCCGAGCCGCGCCCGCGTGCTCCGTCAGGGCAAGACGCCGCGCGCCCTGCGCATGCTGTCCGAGGACGTGGCCACGCTGGTGAACAAGGCCGCCGCCGCCGACGGTGGCTCGCGCCTGCGCTTCCTGGGCGAGCCCGCCAACTCGCCGCTGATGGGCGACCTGCGCAACCGCATCCTCAAGAAGCTGCCCAACGCGCGCTTCTACAGCTACACGGCGCAGACGCAGGACGCCGCCTCCGAGGCCACCCGCGCCCTGTTCGGCGGCCAGGCCGTCTCCGCGACGTACAACTTCACCAACGCGGACGTCATCCTGTCGCTGGACGCGGACTTCCTCGAGAGCCGCCCGACCAACCTGACCCACGCGCTCCAGTTCGCCAACCGGCGCGACCCGAAGAACGGCCCCCTCAACCGCCTCTACGTGGCGGAGGCCCGCTTCTCCATCACCGGCGGCATGGCGGACCACCGCCTGCGCGTGAAGTCGCAGGAAGTGCTGGCCGTCGCCGCCGCGGTGGCGCAGGCCATCGGCGGTCCCGCCGCGGCCCTGGCCGGCGCGGCCGCTGGCAAGGCCCAGCTGCGCGCCGACCTCAACACGTGGGTGCAGGCGGTGGTCGCCGACCTGCGCGCCGCGCGTCCCGGCCGCACCCTGGTGGTCGCCGGTGAGCGGCAGCCCGCCGCGGTGCACGCCCTGGCGCATGCCCTCAACGCCGCGCTCGGCAACGTGGGCACCGGCGAGACGGCCCCCGTGCGCTACGTGCAGGCCCCCGTCGCGGAAGCCACCGGCCTGAGCCAGGTGCGCGCGCTGGTGGAGGACATCAAGGGTGGCCGCGTGGACACGCTGGTCATCACCACGTGGAACCCGCTCTACACCCTGCCCGCCGACGCGGGCCTGGCGGAGCTGCTCAACCCGGCCACCAACCCCAACCGCGCGAAGCTCTCCGTGCTCTACACGGGGCTCTACGAGGACGAGACCAGCCAGTACGTGGACTGGTTCGTCCCCGCGGCGCACCCGCTGGAGACGTGGAGCGACGGCCGCGCGGTGGACGGCACGGTGTCCATCGCCCAGCCGCTCATCCAGCCGCTCTTCAACGGCGTGCCGGAGTCCGAGCTGCTGGCGCTCTTCCTGGACGAGCCCCACCGCCCCGCCTACCAACTGCTGCGCGAGTACTGGCAGGGCCGGGACCCCGGCGCCCAGGGCGACTTCGAGGCCCGCTGGGAGTCGTGGGTGGCCGCCGGTGTCGTGCAGGGCACCGCCAGCGCGGACGTGACGGGCGCGCCGGACTTCGCCGCCGCCACCGCCCTGGTGACGGGCTACACGCCCCCGCAGGCCGGTGAGCTGGAGCTGAACTTCGTCCACGACTACAAGCTCTTCGACGGCCGCTTCGCGAACAACGCCTGGCTGCAGGAGCTGCCGGACCCCATCACCAAGATGGTCTGGGACAACGCCGCCCTGCTGAGCCCCGCCACCGCGACGAAGTGGAAGCTGGAGCCGGGCAGCCTGGCGGAGCTGAGCTACAACGGCCAGAAGCTGACGGTGCCCGTGTGGGTGACGCCGGGCCTGGCGGACGACACCGTGACGGTGGCGCTGGGCTACGGCCGCAACGGCCTGCACGAGCAGGTGGCCAAGGGCGTGGGCTTCAACGCCAACACCCTGCGCCGCACGGCCGCTCCCTGGTTCGACGGCGGCGCCACGCTCACCCCGGCGAAGGGCAGCCACAAGTTCAGCCTCACCCAGACGCACTGGCGCATGGAAGGCCGCCCGCTCGCGCTGGACATGCCCATCGCCGAGCTGAACGCACCCTCCGTGCCGACGCAGCACACGCTCCACCGCGTCAAGGGCGAGCTGAAGCAGGGCATCCACGACAACCTGCCCGACTTCGACTACAGCAAGGGCTACAAGTGGGGCATGGCCATCGACCTGTCCCGCTGCACGGGCTGCAGCGCGTGCGTGGTGGCCTGCCAGGCGGAGAACAACATCCCCGTCGTGGGCAAGGAGCAGGTGGCCCGCAGCCGTGAGATGCAGTGGCTGCGCATCGACCGCTACTTCGAGGGCCCCGAGAGCGACCCGAAGATGGTCATGCAGCCCGTCATGTGCGTGCACTGCGAGAAGGCCCCCTGCGAGTACGTGTGCCCGGTGAATGCCACCGTGCACTCGGACGAGGGCCTGAACGACATGGTGTACAACCGCTGCGTCGGCACCCGGTACTGCTCCAACAACTGCCCGTACAAGGTCCGCCGCTTCAACTACCTGCACTACACGTCGGGCAAGACGGCCACCGAGAAGATGGTGATGAACCCGGACGTCACGGTGCGCAACCGCGGCGTCATGGAGAAGTGCACGTACTGCGTCCAGCGCATCGAGCGCGTGCGCATCAGCGCCCGCGTGGAGAAGCGCCTCATCGACGAGAAGGAGCTGCTGACCGCGTGCCAGCAGACCTGCCCCACGCAGGCCATCGTCTTCGGCTCCCTCAACGACAAGCAGCAGCGGGTGTCCCAGCTCCACGAGGACCCGCGCGCCTACAAGCTGCTGCACGAGCTGGGCACCCGCCCCCGCACCGCGCACCTCATCCGCGTCCGCAACCCCAACCCCGCCCTCGAGCCCGCGAAGTCCGCCGCGGCGACCGAAGGGAGCCACTAGTCATGGCCCAGACCGCAATCACCGCTCCGCTCGACCCGCTCGAGCCGCGGCACCTCGTCGCGCCGCACCACGACGATGCGTCGCTCAACGAGACGCTCCTGGACCACGTCTGGCGCAAGCCGGGCAAGGGCTGGTTCATGCTCTTCGGCATGACGCTCAGCGCCCTGGGCCTGCTCGTCATCGGCGTCACCTACACGCTGGCGCGCGGCATCGGCGTGTGGGGCAACAACCAGCCGGTGGGCTGGGCCTTCGACATCATCAACTTCGTCTGGTGGGTCGGTATCGGCCACGCCGGTACGCTCATCTCCGCCATCCTCCTGCTCTTCCAGCAGAAGTGGCGCACGAGCATCAACCGCTTCGCGGAGGCCATGACGCTGTTCGCCGTCATGTGCGCCGGCCTCTTCCCGCTGCTGCACACGGGCCGGCCCTGGTTCGCCTTCTGGCTGTTCCCCTACCCCTCCACCCTGGGCGCGTGGCCGCAGTTCCGCTCCCCGCTGGTGTGGGACGTGTTCGCCATCTCCACGTACCTCACGGTGTCCGCGCTGTTCTGGTTCGTGGGCCTCATCCCGGACCTGGCGGCGCTGCGTGACTCGTCCAAGACGAAGGCGCAGCGGGTCATCTACGGCCTGTTCGCGCTCGGCTGGCGCGGCTCCGGGCGGCACTGGCACAACTACAAGATTGCGTACCTGCTGCTGGCCGGCCTCTCCACGCCGCTGGTGGTGTCGGTGCACACCATCGTTTCCTTCGACTTCGCCGTCTCGCTGCTGCCCGGCTGGCACGCCACCATCTTCCCGCCCTACTTCGTGGCGGGCGCCGTGTTCAGCGGCTTCGCGATGGTGATTACGCTCATCGTCCCCGCGCGCAAGTACCTGGGTCTGCGGGACGTGATTACGGACCGGCACCTGGAGAACATGAACAAGGTCATCCTCGCGACGGGCCTCATCGTGTCCTACGGGTACATGATGGAGCACTTCATCGCCTGGTACTCGCAGAACCAGTACGAGCTCTGGACCTTCTACGTGAACCGCGCCACCGGCCCCTACGCCGGGGTGTACTGGCTGATGATTGCCTGCAACGTCATCACCCCGAACATCTTCTGGTTCCGGAAGTGCCGCACCAGCATCCCCATCATGTGGGTGGCCTCCATCATGGTGAACATCGGCATGTGGTGTGAGCGGTTCATCATCATCGTCACGTCGCTCAGCCAGGACTTCCTCCCCTCGTCGTGGGGCATCTACGCGCCCACCTGGGTGGACTGGTCCATCTACATCGGCACGCTGGGCCTGTTCGGCACGCTGTTCCTCCTCTTCCTGAAGTTCGTGCCCGCGGTCGCGGTGAGCGAAGTGAAGGAGCTGCAGCTGGAGCTCAAGCACGCCGCCGCCCACAACGGCCACGACACCCACGGAGCGCACTAGAGCCATGGAAGCCACTGTCCTCAGTTCCTGGGTCCTGGCGGAGTTCGCCACGCCGGACAGCCTCGTGGATGCCACCCGCCAGATGCGGGAGAAGGGCTTCCAGGGCATGGATACGTACTCTCCGTACCCGCTGCATGGCGGCTCGGAGGCCCTGGGCCTGCCGCCCTCGCGCGTGCCCTTCATCGCCCTGTGTGGCGGCCTCACCGGCCTGGTGACGGCGCTCGCCATGCAGACGTGGATGAACACCATCGACTACCCGCTCAACATCGGCGGCCGCCCGCTGCTGTCGCTGCCCGCGTGGGTGCCCATCACGTTCGAGCTGAGCGTGCTGTTCGCCGCCTTCGGCATCTTCTTCGGTCTGCTGGGGCTGAGCCGCCTGCCCCAGCCGTACCACCCCGTCTTCGAGTCCGACGCCTTCCGCAGCGCGTCCACGCACGGCTACTGGCTGAGCGTGCCGCAGGCGACGGGCCAGGACGCCAACGCCGTCATGGACCAGCTCAAGTCCCTGGGTGCCACCCAGGTGACCCTCGTCACGGGAGAGAACGAATGAGGTGGCTCATCCCCGCCGCCGGACTCGCCGCCCTCACGGGCTGTGACGTCCCCTCCGAGTTCCTCCAGCGCATGGAGGCCCAGTCGAAGTACGAGTACTACGAGGCCTCCGACTTCTGGGCGGACGGCCGCGCCATGCGCACGCCCCCCGCGGGCACCGTGCCGCGCGAGCGCTTCGACAAGATGCCGGAGCTGAAGGACCCCGCCCAGCGGATGAACGCCCTCACCGGCCGCGCCAACGGGCAGCTCGTCACCACCATCCCCGTGGCGGTGGACGAGAAGCTGCTGACGCTGGGTCAGAAGAAGTACAACATCGTCTGCTCGCAGTGCCACGGCGTGCTCGGCGACGGCAACAGCATCGTCGCGGAGAACATGTCGCTGCGCCTGCCGCCCTCGCTGCTGGAGCTGCAGGGCAAGCCGGACGGCCACTTCTACACCGCCATCAACGAGGGCTACGGCGTGATGCCGTCCTTCTCGGGTGAGCTGGACCTGCGTGAGCGCTGGGCCGTGGTCGCCTACGTGCGCGCCCTCCAGACGGCTCGCAATACCCGCACGGACGGGCAGGCGCCCGTTCCGCAGGAGAACCGATGAGTCCCCCCGTCACCACCGCGCGCCTGTCGGACATTGGCCGCTACTCCGGCACCCCGAAGCTGATGGTGCCCGCCTTCGGCCTGGGCGCCCTGGGCCTGCTGGCCACGCTGGCGGGCTACTTCGCCACGGACGCCAAGGGGCAGGCGGCCCACAGCTACCTGCTGGCCTTCAGCTACTGGGTGGGCATCAGCGTCGCCTTCCTGCTGATGGTCTGCATCTTCCACACGGCCAAGGCGAAGTGGCTCATCGTCCTGCGCCGCACCATGGAGACGGCGGCCGCCTCGGTCCCCATCTTCATCCTGCTGTTCCTGCCCCTGCTGGCCATGGTGAAGCACCTGTACCCGTGGTGGCCGGGCTCGCCCCTGTTCGACGCCATCACCGGCCTGGAGCGGGAGCACCTGGCGCACAAGCAGCACGGCTACCTCAACCCCACCTTCTTCTTCGTCCGCCAGGCCATCTACTTCGGCGTGTGGGCCTTCGTGTCCTGGCGCATGCGCTCGTGGAGCCTGCAGCAGGACAGCGAGGGGGGGCTGGACCTCACGGTGAAGCAGCGGCGCTTCGCCCCGGGCTCGCTGCCGTTCCTTGCGCTGACCATCACCTTCGCTTCTTTCGACTGGCTGATGAGCCTCACGCCGCTCTGGCAGTCCACCATCTTCGGCGTCTATTACTTCGCCGGCAGCTTCCTCGCCGCCTTCTGCGTCCTGACGATTGTCACCGTCAACGCCCAGGGCCAGGACCTCTACGGCAGCGTCGTGAAGCTGGACCACTTCCACAACCTGGGCAAGCTGATGCTCGCCTTCACCGCGTTCTGGGCCTACATCGGCTTCTCCCAGTTCATGCTGGTGTGGATTGCCAACATCCCTGAAGAGGCGCCCTGGTACGGCCTGCGCATCTTCGGCCCGTGGCGCCCGATGTCCATTGCGCTCTTCTTCGGCCACTTCGTGCTGCCCTTCTTCATCCTGCTGTCGCGCAACCTGAAGCTGCAGCCGCGCAAGCTGGCGGTGGTCGCCGTCTACCTGCTCCTCATCCACGCGGTGGACCTGTACTGGCTCATCTGGCCGGCGCTGACGGGCGCCGAGGGCCCCACCTTCCACTGGACGCTGGTGACGGCGTTCCTCGGCGTGGGTGGCATCTCGGTGGGCTTCGCGCTGCTGCAGGCCCGCAACCGCTTCACGCTGCCGGTGAAGGACCCCTACATCGCCGAGTCGCTGAGGTACGTGCAGCCATGAAGAAGACCCAGTCGGAGCTCGAGTCGCGCGTCATCGTCGGCGCGCACGGCGTGGCCGCCGAGGAAGACCACCTCGTCATGGGCAAGGTGGTGGGCGTCGGCGTGGGTGCGCTCGTCATCTTCGCCGTGGGCATCCTCTGGGCCTGGCGCATCCAGGTCCGGACCATGGAGGACATCCAGC
It encodes the following:
- a CDS encoding cytochrome c3 family protein, yielding MSGPLFPRWTNTVSRLSAAALLAVPAIGLGGLMAYVRSPYVTGQQMPIEQPIEFDHRHHAGDEQIDCRYCHWTVEEAPSAGIPSTTVCMSCHAQVWNKSPYLVEVRKAFFADQPIPWVRVHNLPDFVYFNHAIHVNKGVGCATCHGRIDQMAAVEQAAPLTMAWCLECHRNPEPNLRPAEFITSMTWTPPTDKAEAAALGQKLAAEYDVHSRTSCSTCHR
- the pdeM gene encoding ligase-associated DNA damage response endonuclease PdeM, translating into MDARRCQVRVGGTLLELLPERALHWPETGTLAVADLHWGKTESFQQHGIPLPTGVLEDDLTRLSAALGATGARRLLLLGDLIHSRQGLTPALVQRLAAWRESHAAVELVLVRGNHDRHVKELPREWRLDVRESHADEGPFRFAHHPEPAPGRFVWAGHLHPMVRLSGGGDRLRLPCFHVGQAVGVLPAFSAFTGGLDVARRPRERVFAIAGPAVVEV
- a CDS encoding ATP-dependent DNA ligase — protein: MRRLADLYDTLDQTTSTNAKVDALARYFKEAPPEDAAWALYFLTGQKLKRLLTTKLLVGWTQELTGIPGWLFEEVYASVGDLAEVIALLLDALERPAAPEELPLSVWLEQRLLPLRNLDAAEQRERVVSWWRSMPRRELFLLNKMLTGELRVGVSSTLVVRAVAQVAGLPPPSVAHRLMGTWTPTPGFFKQLVSPDVSDAHRSQPYPFYLASPLEQPPEALGDRADWLVEWKWDGIRGQLIRRQGGVYLWSRGEELITERFPEITEAAAALPEGTVLDGEVLAYEDGKPLPFALLQRRIGRQKLTPRVLAEAPAAFIVYDLLELEGKDLRELPLRERRAKLEALLKDRPRFPISPAVRAETWEELAHVRREARERNVEGFMIKRLDSAYLTGRKRGDWWKWKIDPFTVDAVLLYAHPGHGRRSSLYTDYTFAVWNGTELQPVTKAYSGLTDEEIGRLDRWIRAHTKEKYGPVRSVEPEQVFELHFEGIQASPRHKSGVALRFPRIARWRTDKKPQDADTLDTLKELLHAPH
- a CDS encoding HNH endonuclease, with translation MSTTKRRRILGIIATDSTFERTEHRGREAWLGKCLHCNAHLLVGLDGEPISRATIEHIVPQTAGGTNALPNLGLACARCNQGKGSRHDPHYHRDPRVRELVERLLARRRERWRDPDGEDTE
- a CDS encoding ligase-associated DNA damage response DEXH box helicase encodes the protein MPPTRPRSLRAQIAARRKALRSGNEGGGAPAQPGLPAKKRRPVRRRRRAAEDTRSEATGTPMERLRGWFESKGWAPYPFQEEAWAAYARGDSGLIHVPTGAGKTYAAYIGPLADVAEHGQKGLQVLYVTPLRAVSRDVEKALLEPLRVLDADIDVESRTGDTSSSVRQRQRERLPEVLITTPESLSVLLSHERASELFASLRSVIVDEWHELLGSKRGTQMELALARLRRFAPAVRTWALSATLANLDEAARHVVGTGRTATLVSSDVERPVEVDTLVPDSVDSFPWSGHLGFTMLARVAAWLEPEQSTLVFTNTRSQAERWFEGLRFARPEWEHLIALHHGSIDREERERVEAGLKDGALRIVVCTSSLDLGVDFGPVERVVQVGSPKGIGRTMQRAGRSAHRPGATCRILFVPTHALELVEMAAAREAIARREVEPRTPPGKPLDVLAQHLVTCAMGGGFTREALREEVRTAAAYTGLTDEEFEWTLALVREGGATLRAYPEFRRVVEHEGRFVVADSRIARLHRLNIGTITSNAVVQLRYWSGGRIGTIEENYISRLRPGDTFLFAGKRLEFSRFKDMTAYVKPAKAKATQTPRWNGSRLPLSSSLAAAVRRTLDSARHGDVTSDELAAAWPVLEAQERLSRIPAAGSLLAERCETRDGHHLFLYPFEGRLVHEGLAALLALRLTRLQKATFSLSVNDYGLELLTPAPFPFEEALRPALFSRERLVEDVLESVNVSELAKRQFRDIARVAGLVLPGLPGARKSTRQVQASSSLLYDVFLKYDPDNLLLVQARREVLEQQFEQGRLGRTLERLEKSPVELVHVRRPTPLGFPLVVERISASVSNESLLERVERLKERWTREDARSA